A section of the Macadamia integrifolia cultivar HAES 741 chromosome 9, SCU_Mint_v3, whole genome shotgun sequence genome encodes:
- the LOC122087976 gene encoding LRR receptor-like serine/threonine-protein kinase RGI5: MGVCSPFFSLLLLFSFSFSFCSLQLVYGNVELRALMEMKASLDPENRFLSSWTSDGDPCSGSFEGVACNEHGKVANISLQGKGLSGRVPSAISDLECLSGLYLHYNYLSGEIPREISNLTELSDLYLNVNNLSGSIPPEIGNMASLQVLQLCYNQLTGSIPTQLGSLKKLSVLALQDNLLTGAIPASLGELQTLTRLDLSFNRLFGSIPTKIADVPQLEVLDVRNNTLSGNVPLALKKLNGGFKYGNNSNLCGVAFSSLRACTATDPLNSNKPEPFGSSTSGTATKDIPESANFRMHCNQTDCSNPSRSPQVAVVVGVVAITVALTVTGLLTFSWYRRRKQKIGSAFDTSDGRLSTDQAKEAHRKSASTLISLEYSNGWDPLADGRNVIGFSQEVLRIFRFNLEEVESATQHFSEVNLLGKSNFSAIYKGILRDGSVVAIKSINKTSCKTEEADFLMGLNLLTSLRHENLVGLRGFCCSRGRGECFLIYEFVPNGNLLQYLDVKDGKSRILEWSTRVSIINGIAKGIEYLHSSKPTKPALVHQNISAEKVLIDQRFRPLLSDSGLHKLLADDIVFSTLKASAAMGYLAPEYTTTGRFTEKSDVYAFGVIVFQILAGRRMITQSMRNGAESYRFEEFMDKNLNGKFPEAEAAKLTRTALDCTHESPNHRPNMETVVQELSK; the protein is encoded by the exons ATGGGTGTTtgttctcctttcttctctcttcttcttctcttttcattttcattttcgtTTTGTAGTCTGCAACTGGTTTACGGGAACGTGGAGCTGAGAGCGCTTATGGAGATGAAAGCTTCTCTGGACCCTGAAAACAGGTTCCTTTCCTCTTGGACTAGTGACGGTGACCCATGCAGTGGATCTTTCGAAGGGGTTGCCTGTAACGAGCATGGCAAAGTAGCTAACATCTCTTTGCAGGGGAAGGGTCTTTCTGGTCGGGTTCCTTCGGCTATTTCTGACCTAGAATGCTTATCTGGTCTCTACCTGCACTACAACTATTTGTCTGGAGAGATACCCAGAGAAATTTCAAATCTTACTGAGCTTTCTGATCTGTATCTTAATGTCAATAacctctctggaagtattccgCCTGAAATAGGAAACATGGCTAGTCTCCAAG TTCTGCAGCTTTGTTATAACCAGCTGACTGGGAGCATACCAACACAGTTGGGGTCTCTGAAGAAGCTTAGCGTTCTTGCTCTGCAGGATAATCTATTAACCGGTGCGATTCCTGCTAGCTTGGGAGAGTTGCAGACGCTGACAAGGTTGGACTTGAGCTTTAATCGATTATTTGGTTCAATTCCAACAAAAATAGCTGATGTTCCTCAACTGGAAGTTCTTGACGTCCGTAACAATACTCTTTCGGGCAATGTCCCACTCG ctttgaagaaattaaatgGAGGGTTCAAGTACGGAAACAACTCGAACTTGTGTGGAgttgctttttcttctttgagaGCTTGTACTGCTACGGATCCCTTGAACTCTAACAAACCTGAACCCTTTGGATCTAGTACAAGTGGTACTGCAACAAAAGATATACCAGAGTCTGCAAATTTCCGGATGCATTGCAACCAGACCGATTGCTCAAATCCATCAAGAAGCCCTCAAGTTGCAGTTGTCGTCGGAGTTGTTGCAATCACTGTTGCATTGACAGTAACCGGTCTTCTGACCTTCTCATGGTACCGTCGCCGGAAACAGAAGATCGGGAGTGCTTTTGATACTTCAGATGGTCGTCTTAGTACTGATCAGGCCAAAGAAGCCCACAGGAAGAGTGCCTCTACGCTCATCAGTCTAGAGTACTCCAATGGATGGGATCCATTAGCTGATGGACGGAATGTCATTGGGTTCTCACAAGAGGTTCTTCGGATCTTTAGGTTCAATCTAGAAGAGGTGGAGTCAGCTACTCAGCATTTCTCAGAGGTGAATCTGTTGGGGAAGAGCAACTTCTCTGCTATCTATAAGGGGATTTTAAGAGATGGGTCTGTTGTTGCTATCAAGAGCATCAACAAGACTAGTTGTAAGACAGAGGAAGCTGATTTCTTGATGGGTTTGAACTTATTGACCTCTTTGAGACATGAAAACCTTGTTGGGTTGAGAGGTTTTTGTTGTTCCAGAGGCAGGGGTGAGTGTTTCCTCATCTATGAATTTGTTCCTAATGGGAACTTGCTCCAGTATCTTGATGTTAAGGATGGCAAAAGCCGGATTCTTGAATGGTCAACCAGAGTTTCCATCATCAATGGCATCGCCAAAG GTATTGAGTATTTACACAGCAGCAAACCTACCAAACCTGCTCTAGTTCACCAAAACATATCGGCAGAGAAGGTTCTTATTGACCAACGATTCAGGCCTTTGCTCTCTGACTCTGGTTTACACAAGCTCCTGGCTGATGACATTGTCTTCTCAACACTCAAGGCCAGTGCTGCAATGGGATACCTAGCTCCAGAGTACACTACCACGGGCCGATTCACCGAGAAAAGCGACGTTTACGCATTTGGGGTAATTGTATTCCAGATCCTCGCTGGAAGAAGGATGATCACCCAATCAATGCGAAATGGAGCTGAATCATACAGGTTTGAAGAATTCATGGATAAGAATCTAAATGGGAAGTTCCCTGAAGCTGAGGCAGCTAAATTGACTAGAACAGCATTGGATTGCACACATGAGTCACCTAACCATAGGCCCAACATGGAAACAGTGGTTCAAGAACTAAGCAAATGA